Proteins from a single region of Nymphaea colorata isolate Beijing-Zhang1983 unplaced genomic scaffold, ASM883128v2 scaffold0107, whole genome shotgun sequence:
- the LOC116268096 gene encoding uncharacterized protein LOC116268096 has protein sequence MSCAICITNASNCQTCAGGYTNQSGICVKAGCSAGQYKNGRMGCASCDESCALCITNASNCQTCAGGYRNESGICVKATCPAGQYLLANLSCASCDESCALCITNASNCQTCAGGYRNESGICVKATCPAGQYLLANLSCASCDESCALCITNASNCQTCAGGYRNESGICVKATCPAGQYLLANLSCASCDESCALCITNASNCQTCAGGYRNESGICVKATCPAGQYLLANLSCASCDESCALCITNASNCQTCAGGYRNESGICVKATCPAGQYLLANLSCASCDESCALCITNASNCQTCAGGYRNESGICVKATCPAGQYLLANLSCASCDESCALCITNASNCQTCAGGYRNESGICVKATCPAGQYLLANLSCASCDESCALCITNASNCQTCAGGYRNESGICVKATCPAGQYLLANLSCASCDESCALCITNASNCQTCAGGYRNESGICVKATCPAGQYLLANLSCASCDESCALCITNASNCQTCAGGYRNESGICVKATCPAGQYLLANLSCASCDESCALCITNASNCQTCAGGYRNESGICVKATCPAGQYLLANLSCASCDESCALCITNASNCQTCAGGYRNESGICVKATCPAGQYLLANLSCASCDESCALCITNASNCQTCAGGYRNESGICVKATCPAGQYLLANLSCASCDESCALCITNASNCQTCAGGYRNESGICVKATCPAGQYLLANLSCASCDESCALCITNASNCQTCAGGYRNESGICVKATCPAGQYLLANLSCASCDESCALCITNASNCQTCAGGYRNESGICVKATCPAGQYLLANLSCASCDESCALCITNASNCQTCAGGYRNESGICVKATCPAGQYLLANLSCASCDESCALCITNASNCQTCAGGYRNESGICVKATCPAGQYLLANLSCASCDESCALCITNASNCQTCAGGYRNESGICVKATCPAGQYLLANLSCASCDESCALCITNASNCQTCAGGYRNESGICVKATCPAGQYLLANLSCASCDESCALCITNASNCQTCAGGYRNESGICVKATCPAGQYLLANLSCASCDESCALCITNASNCQTCAGGYRNESGICVKATCPAGQYLLANLSCASCDESCALCITNASNCQTCAGGYRNESGICVKATCPAGQYLLANLSCASCDESCALCITNASNCQTCAGGYRNESGICVKATCPAGQYLLANLSCASCPSSC, from the coding sequence ATGAGCTGTGCTATATGCATCACAAATGCTTCCAATTGCCAAACATGTGCTGGTGGATACACGAATCAAAGTGGAATATGTGTTAAAGCCGGATGCTCAGCTGGTCAGTATAAGAATGGTAGAATGGGTTGCGCTTCTTGCGATGAAAGCTGTGCGTTATGCATCACAAATGCTTCCAATTGCCAAACATGTGCTGGTGGATACAGGAATGAAAGTGGAATATGTGTTAAAGCCACATGCCCAGCTGGTCAGTATCTTTTAGCTAACCTCTCTTGCGCTTCTTGCGATGAAAGCTGTGCGTTATGCATCACAAATGCTTCCAATTGCCAAACATGTGCTGGTGGATACAGGAATGAAAGTGGAATATGTGTTAAAGCCACATGCCCAGCTGGTCAGTATCTTTTAGCTAACCTCTCTTGCGCTTCTTGCGATGAAAGCTGTGCGTTATGCATCACAAATGCTTCCAATTGCCAAACATGTGCTGGTGGATACAGGAATGAAAGTGGAATATGTGTTAAAGCCACATGCCCAGCTGGTCAGTATCTTTTAGCTAACCTCTCTTGCGCTTCTTGCGATGAAAGCTGTGCGTTATGCATCACAAATGCTTCCAATTGCCAAACATGTGCTGGTGGATACAGGAATGAAAGTGGAATATGTGTTAAAGCCACATGCCCAGCTGGTCAGTATCTTTTAGCTAACCTCTCTTGCGCTTCTTGCGATGAAAGCTGTGCGTTATGCATCACAAATGCTTCCAATTGCCAAACATGTGCTGGTGGATACAGGAATGAAAGTGGAATATGTGTTAAAGCCACATGCCCAGCTGGTCAGTATCTTTTAGCTAACCTCTCTTGCGCTTCTTGCGATGAAAGCTGTGCGTTATGCATCACAAATGCTTCCAATTGCCAAACATGTGCTGGTGGATACAGGAATGAAAGTGGAATATGTGTTAAAGCCACATGCCCAGCTGGTCAGTATCTTTTAGCTAACCTCTCTTGCGCTTCTTGCGATGAAAGCTGTGCGTTATGCATCACAAATGCTTCCAATTGCCAAACATGTGCTGGTGGATACAGGAATGAAAGTGGAATATGTGTTAAAGCCACATGCCCAGCTGGTCAGTATCTTTTAGCTAACCTCTCTTGCGCTTCTTGCGATGAAAGCTGTGCGTTATGCATCACAAATGCTTCCAATTGCCAAACATGTGCTGGTGGATACAGGAATGAAAGTGGAATATGTGTTAAAGCCACATGCCCAGCTGGTCAGTATCTTTTAGCTAACCTCTCTTGCGCTTCTTGCGATGAAAGCTGTGCGTTATGCATCACAAATGCTTCCAATTGCCAAACATGTGCTGGTGGATACAGGAATGAAAGTGGAATATGTGTTAAAGCCACATGCCCAGCTGGTCAGTATCTTTTAGCTAACCTCTCTTGCGCTTCTTGCGATGAAAGCTGTGCGTTATGCATCACAAATGCTTCCAATTGCCAAACATGTGCTGGTGGATACAGGAATGAAAGTGGAATATGTGTTAAAGCCACATGCCCAGCTGGTCAGTATCTTTTAGCTAACCTCTCTTGCGCTTCTTGCGATGAAAGCTGTGCGTTATGCATCACAAATGCTTCCAATTGCCAAACATGTGCTGGTGGATACAGGAATGAAAGTGGAATATGTGTTAAAGCCACATGCCCAGCTGGTCAGTATCTTTTAGCTAACCTCTCTTGCGCTTCTTGCGATGAAAGCTGTGCGTTATGCATCACAAATGCTTCCAATTGCCAAACATGTGCTGGTGGATACAGGAATGAAAGTGGAATATGTGTTAAAGCCACATGCCCAGCTGGTCAGTATCTTTTAGCTAACCTCTCTTGCGCTTCTTGCGATGAAAGCTGTGCGTTATGCATCACAAATGCTTCCAATTGCCAAACATGTGCTGGTGGATACAGGAATGAAAGTGGAATATGTGTTAAAGCCACATGCCCAGCTGGTCAGTATCTTTTAGCTAACCTCTCTTGCGCTTCTTGCGATGAAAGCTGTGCGTTATGCATCACAAATGCTTCCAATTGCCAAACATGTGCTGGTGGATACAGGAATGAAAGTGGAATATGTGTTAAAGCCACATGCCCAGCTGGTCAGTATCTTTTAGCTAACCTCTCTTGCGCTTCTTGCGATGAAAGCTGTGCGTTATGCATCACAAATGCTTCCAATTGCCAAACATGTGCTGGTGGATACAGGAATGAAAGTGGAATATGTGTTAAAGCCACATGCCCAGCTGGTCAGTATCTTTTAGCTAACCTCTCTTGCGCTTCTTGCGATGAAAGCTGTGCGTTATGCATCACAAATGCTTCCAATTGCCAAACATGTGCTGGTGGATACAGGAATGAAAGTGGAATATGTGTTAAAGCCACATGCCCAGCTGGTCAGTATCTTTTAGCTAACCTCTCTTGCGCTTCTTGCGATGAAAGCTGTGCGTTATGCATCACAAATGCTTCCAATTGCCAAACATGTGCTGGTGGATACAGGAATGAAAGTGGAATATGTGTTAAAGCCACATGCCCAGCTGGTCAGTATCTTTTAGCTAACCTCTCTTGCGCTTCTTGCGATGAAAGCTGTGCGTTATGCATCACAAATGCTTCCAATTGCCAAACATGTGCTGGTGGATACAGGAATGAAAGTGGAATATGTGTTAAAGCCACATGCCCAGCTGGTCAGTATCTTTTAGCTAACCTCTCTTGCGCTTCTTGCGATGAAAGCTGTGCGTTATGCATCACAAATGCTTCCAATTGCCAAACATGTGCTGGTGGATACAGGAATGAAAGTGGAATATGTGTTAAAGCCACATGCCCAGCTGGTCAGTATCTTTTAGCTAACCTCTCTTGCGCTTCTTGCGATGAAAGCTGTGCGTTATGCATCACAAATGCTTCCAATTGCCAAACATGTGCTGGTGGATACAGGAATGAAAGTGGAATATGTGTTAAAGCCACATGCCCAGCTGGTCAGTATCTTTTAGCTAACCTCTCTTGCGCTTCTTGCGATGAAAGCTGTGCGTTATGCATCACAAATGCTTCCAATTGCCAAACATGTGCTGGTGGATACAGGAATGAAAGTGGAATATGTGTTAAAGCCACATGCCCAGCTGGTCAGTATCTTTTAGCTAACCTCTCTTGCGCTTCTTGCGATGAAAGCTGTGCGTTATGCATCACAAATGCTTCCAATTGCCAAACATGTGCTGGTGGATACAGGAATGAAAGTGGAATATGTGTTAAAGCCACATGCCCAGCTGGTCAGTATCTTTTAGCTAACCTCTCTTGCGCTTCTTGCGATGAAAGCTGTGCGTTATGCATCACAAATGCTTCCAATTGCCAAACATGTGCTGGTGGATACAGGAATGAAAGTGGAATATGTGTTAAAGCCACATGCCCAGCTGGTCAGTATCTTTTAGCTAACCTCTCTTGCGCTTCTTGCGATGAAAGCTGTGCGTTATGCATCACAAATGCTTCCAATTGCCAAACATGTGCTGGTGGATACAGGAATGAAAGTGGAATATGTGTTAAAGCCACATGCCCAGCTGGTCAGTATCTTTTAGCTAACCTCTCTTGCGCTTCTTGCCCTTCAAGCTGCTAA